One genomic segment of Sanyastnella coralliicola includes these proteins:
- the msrA gene encoding peptide-methionine (S)-S-oxide reductase MsrA, with protein MCSSSPTAEAMAPAKEPKDLSNYSVAYFASGCFWCVEAIYESVRGVEEAISGYSGGTEKNPTYRQVGGGSTSHAEAVAVYYDPEVVDFRTLVKVFYGSQDPTTVNGQHPDYGPQYRSIIFYANAEERTIAEEEKAALEASGLYSEPIATEITAFTKFWEAEDYHQDYEKLNPGNPYVQKVSIPRLKRFQQKFPELLKEDH; from the coding sequence ATGTGCAGTTCTTCGCCTACGGCGGAAGCAATGGCACCCGCAAAAGAGCCTAAGGATCTTAGTAACTATAGCGTAGCCTACTTCGCCAGCGGATGTTTCTGGTGTGTGGAAGCTATCTATGAATCTGTTCGTGGTGTGGAAGAAGCCATCTCTGGCTACTCAGGAGGAACAGAAAAGAATCCGACCTACCGTCAAGTAGGTGGAGGCAGCACTAGCCATGCAGAGGCCGTGGCCGTTTATTACGACCCAGAAGTGGTTGACTTTAGAACCTTGGTCAAGGTGTTCTACGGTTCACAAGACCCAACAACGGTGAATGGTCAGCATCCTGATTATGGTCCGCAGTATCGTTCGATAATTTTTTACGCTAACGCGGAAGAGCGAACGATTGCAGAGGAAGAAAAAGCCGCACTCGAAGCAAGCGGACTATACAGCGAGCCAATTGCGACGGAAATCACAGCGTTTACCAAGTTCTGGGAAGCAGAAGATTATCATCAGGATTATGAAAAACTGAATCCTGGAAATCCATACGTACAGAAGGTATCTATACCGCGTTTAAAGCGCTTCCAACAGAAGTTCCCCGAACTTCTGAAAGAAGACCATTAA
- a CDS encoding tetratricopeptide repeat protein — translation MATENLIIERYLLLVDQHFAEQEYYEGRKLLEEALFVDPTHGTVHSYLGWYYYAQMNDFVRADTHYAISMKAENVFPGTYSNYATVLMKLRRFQDVIALCTQGLEAPGVADAYMWIEIAHAREMLGEYKAAKVACEEGLKVAMDEFVKVQLTSAQTRIKEKLKRAAPWYALTL, via the coding sequence ATGGCAACAGAAAACCTCATCATCGAACGGTACTTGTTGCTCGTCGACCAACACTTCGCCGAGCAAGAGTACTATGAAGGACGAAAATTGCTAGAAGAAGCACTTTTTGTTGACCCTACCCATGGTACTGTACACAGCTACCTGGGTTGGTACTACTACGCACAGATGAACGACTTCGTCCGTGCGGATACACACTACGCGATCTCTATGAAAGCAGAGAACGTCTTCCCAGGAACCTATAGCAACTATGCTACGGTACTGATGAAGCTTCGAAGATTTCAAGATGTCATTGCGCTTTGTACCCAAGGTCTAGAAGCTCCCGGTGTAGCCGATGCTTACATGTGGATCGAAATCGCCCATGCACGAGAAATGCTTGGGGAATACAAAGCCGCAAAAGTGGCCTGTGAAGAAGGATTGAAAGTGGCAATGGACGAATTCGTCAAAGTCCAACTGACATCCGCACAAACTCGGATCAAAGAAAAATTGAAAAGAGCAGCGCCGTGGTATGCGCTTACCTTATAA
- a CDS encoding DoxX family protein — protein MKRDLLIYRIITALFTIFMMIGVVNYFAQTELIKGFWVALGFPTYLVIPLAIAKIVGLVTIWTNWSRIAREWAYAGFFFNLLLAMVAHLAISDGEHMGAVMGMVLMFLSRYWLYRVEKQAS, from the coding sequence ATGAAAAGAGATTTACTCATATATCGAATCATAACGGCGCTGTTCACCATCTTCATGATGATTGGTGTGGTTAATTATTTCGCCCAAACAGAGTTGATAAAAGGATTCTGGGTTGCCTTAGGTTTTCCTACGTATCTGGTCATTCCTCTGGCCATCGCTAAAATTGTTGGGTTAGTAACGATTTGGACCAACTGGTCGCGTATTGCCCGTGAATGGGCCTATGCAGGGTTCTTCTTTAATTTGTTATTGGCGATGGTGGCACATTTGGCCATTTCAGATGGTGAGCATATGGGCGCCGTTATGGGAATGGTATTGATGTTCCTATCACGCTATTGGTTATATCGAGTTGAGAAACAAGCTTCATAG
- a CDS encoding alpha/beta hydrolase family esterase: protein MKSILCSFLLAVLISFSTDLASQETFEYGGVERFYYLDVPDNLEPGAPLVFVMHGYTSSAFVIRNYSGWSNISEEDGVVVCYPQGTQDSFFQSHWNANLGISEVDDIGFLVALAEYLQETYNLSTDCTYACGMSNGGYMSYSLACEAPETFRAIGSVTGAMSAYDFQNCDLSTVVPVIHLHGTSDLVVSYDGGVDDPNWGSAGVPEIVDLWTGMMGTTDLDEIQLPNQEIFDFTSVDFLRYHQSPGGQEFHHYRVNNGGHDWFGSWGSQDVQSTEVMWEFFEAQCNGEFTSVVEASAERMMAFWDGAVFGLFETADLYAYDLQGRLLWERIQAPQHTRISMEDLSGVALIRVRSAEGNVSTVRIR, encoded by the coding sequence ATGAAGAGTATTCTCTGTTCTTTCCTCCTAGCTGTTCTCATCAGTTTCAGCACTGACCTTGCTTCTCAAGAAACCTTTGAATACGGCGGAGTAGAGCGATTCTACTATCTGGATGTTCCGGACAATCTCGAGCCTGGTGCACCGCTGGTATTTGTGATGCACGGTTACACAAGTAGCGCCTTTGTGATTAGAAACTACTCGGGGTGGTCAAACATCTCGGAGGAAGATGGGGTAGTGGTTTGTTATCCTCAAGGCACACAAGATTCCTTCTTTCAGTCACATTGGAATGCGAACTTAGGGATCAGTGAGGTGGATGATATAGGCTTCTTAGTCGCTCTCGCGGAATACCTCCAGGAAACATATAACCTGAGTACAGATTGTACCTATGCCTGTGGAATGTCTAATGGTGGGTACATGAGCTATAGCTTGGCTTGTGAAGCACCGGAAACATTCAGGGCGATTGGTTCAGTGACTGGTGCCATGAGCGCTTATGATTTTCAGAATTGCGATCTGTCAACGGTGGTTCCTGTGATTCACTTGCATGGAACGTCAGATTTGGTGGTGAGCTACGACGGAGGTGTGGATGATCCGAATTGGGGAAGTGCCGGGGTACCTGAAATTGTTGATCTGTGGACCGGTATGATGGGAACTACTGACTTGGATGAAATTCAATTGCCCAATCAAGAGATCTTTGATTTTACTTCTGTAGACTTCCTGCGTTATCACCAATCACCTGGAGGACAGGAATTCCATCATTACCGGGTGAATAATGGAGGGCATGATTGGTTTGGATCTTGGGGAAGTCAAGATGTGCAATCAACCGAAGTGATGTGGGAGTTCTTTGAGGCGCAATGCAACGGAGAGTTTACATCAGTGGTGGAAGCATCTGCAGAGCGGATGATGGCTTTTTGGGATGGTGCTGTTTTCGGACTCTTCGAGACCGCTGACCTCTATGCTTACGACCTTCAGGGAAGATTGCTTTGGGAGCGAATTCAAGCACCACAACATACGCGTATCAGCATGGAGGATTTATCTGGCGTGGCGCTTATCCGCGTTCGCAGCGCTGAAGGAAATGTAAGTACGGTACGCATCCGTTAA
- a CDS encoding sialate O-acetylesterase, with protein sequence MKSLLTFLGVLLTSLLFGQHHSTVNNELEDSGSEIVRVFVLAGQSNMQGHGKIYEGSNGAVGVVIASFVPDCLDEETEYCDFTFEMLDGFGDGWNGWTYDFVQDGNVVATETLENGSEGTAIVSLQNGVACDIVVNSAGGYGDEISWELISPSDDVVASMVGAEDDYPAPNTLLDVIENDEEGYWSMLQTDGDWSVFEGTHLYFENGDGTIIQDHVTIGQGAYPDLIGPELMFAVQMDQFYDDPVLIIKTAWGGLSLAEDFRPPSAGGNTGFYYNEMIDRVAYVTENMQALFPDIGTDQFEITGFGWFQGWNDAGSDDFLNEYESNLHHLVNDVRNDLGNPELPFVIASSGQGGYEDHWGWTQDIQDIIAVAQEAVGCDDETYGGTVGFVDTKPLYIAASESPDDAGFHFHNNARTFLNVGKFMGDEMILAIGDMAFCSEVSVDETNLSMNEVSVYPNPASHVITVDLSLWNQGNARMKCYDLKGKVLIDQPIQMIGSFDVSSFAEGMYVIELDSAEGVYRERVVVR encoded by the coding sequence ATGAAATCACTACTCACATTCCTCGGGGTTCTCCTCACGTCATTGTTGTTTGGTCAACATCATTCCACGGTCAATAACGAGCTAGAAGATTCGGGTTCGGAAATCGTTCGTGTGTTTGTTTTGGCTGGTCAATCGAACATGCAAGGGCATGGGAAGATCTATGAAGGATCGAATGGTGCTGTGGGGGTGGTGATTGCCTCTTTCGTTCCAGACTGTCTGGATGAAGAGACGGAGTATTGCGATTTCACCTTTGAGATGTTGGATGGCTTTGGTGATGGCTGGAATGGTTGGACCTACGACTTCGTTCAAGACGGGAACGTGGTAGCTACGGAGACACTTGAGAATGGATCGGAAGGTACGGCGATTGTGAGCCTTCAGAATGGAGTGGCTTGTGATATCGTGGTGAATTCAGCGGGTGGATATGGCGATGAAATTTCGTGGGAGCTGATTAGTCCTTCAGATGATGTGGTGGCTTCTATGGTGGGTGCTGAAGATGATTATCCGGCACCGAATACACTCTTGGATGTGATTGAAAACGATGAAGAGGGCTATTGGTCTATGCTTCAAACGGATGGGGATTGGAGCGTGTTTGAAGGAACGCATCTCTATTTTGAGAATGGGGATGGTACGATCATTCAAGATCACGTGACTATCGGGCAAGGAGCTTATCCAGACTTAATCGGACCAGAGTTGATGTTTGCTGTCCAGATGGATCAGTTCTATGATGACCCGGTGTTGATTATCAAAACAGCGTGGGGTGGACTCAGCCTTGCCGAAGACTTTCGACCACCTTCAGCAGGTGGAAATACCGGCTTTTATTACAATGAAATGATTGATCGCGTGGCGTATGTGACAGAGAACATGCAGGCCTTATTTCCTGATATCGGAACAGATCAATTTGAAATCACTGGTTTTGGATGGTTCCAAGGATGGAATGATGCCGGTTCGGACGATTTCCTGAATGAATATGAAAGCAATCTCCATCACTTGGTGAATGATGTTCGTAATGACCTTGGAAATCCTGAACTACCCTTTGTAATCGCGAGTTCAGGTCAGGGCGGGTACGAAGACCACTGGGGTTGGACTCAAGACATTCAAGATATTATTGCTGTGGCACAGGAAGCGGTGGGATGTGATGATGAGACCTATGGTGGTACGGTAGGTTTTGTAGATACGAAGCCCCTCTATATTGCAGCCTCTGAGTCTCCGGACGACGCCGGTTTTCATTTCCACAATAACGCCCGAACCTTTTTGAACGTCGGGAAATTTATGGGCGATGAGATGATTCTCGCGATTGGAGACATGGCCTTTTGTTCTGAAGTTTCTGTTGACGAAACGAACCTCAGCATGAACGAGGTTTCCGTTTACCCGAATCCTGCTTCCCATGTAATCACCGTTGATCTTAGTTTGTGGAATCAAGGCAACGCCAGAATGAAGTGTTATGATCTCAAAGGGAAAGTCTTGATAGATCAGCCAATTCAGATGATCGGCTCGTTTGATGTGTCGTCTTTTGCTGAGGGCATGTATGTCATTGAGCTGGATTCAGCGGAAGGCGTTTATCGTGAAAGGGTAGTGGTAAGGTAG
- the proS gene encoding proline--tRNA ligase: MAKLTARSDDYSKWYNELVVQADLAQHSDVKGCMVIKPYGFAIWEKMRDVLDGMFKETGHQNAYFPLFIPKSYMSKEAAHVEGFAKECAVVTHYRLMNDPNGKGVVVDPDARLEEELIVRPTSETIIWNTYKNWIQSYRDLPILVNQWANVVRWEMRTRLFLRTAEFLWQEGHTAHATKEEAIAETEQMLRVYADFAENWMAMPVVKGVKTESERFAGAEDTHCIEALMQDGKALQAGTSHFLGQNFAKAFDVKFQPKEGKMDYVWATSWGVSTRLMGALIMTHSDDKGLVLPPKLAPIHAVFVPIYKGEEQLAQIREKGEAICADLRKAGLTVKLDDDDSKRSGWKFAEYELKGVPVRIAMGPRDMENGTVEIARRDTGEKELVPLDKAAAHVAALMDEIQDNLVNKARAYRADHTTKVDDWDTFKDVLENKGGFIEAHWDGTAETEDKIKNETKATIRCIPYDSVEEEGKCVYTGNPSKRRVLFAKAY, encoded by the coding sequence ATGGCAAAGCTGACGGCACGTTCAGATGATTATTCAAAATGGTACAACGAATTGGTTGTACAAGCAGACCTTGCACAGCACTCTGATGTGAAGGGGTGTATGGTAATCAAACCATATGGATTCGCGATCTGGGAAAAGATGCGCGATGTATTGGATGGCATGTTCAAAGAGACAGGACACCAGAACGCTTACTTCCCCTTGTTTATCCCAAAATCATACATGAGTAAGGAAGCTGCTCACGTGGAAGGTTTTGCCAAGGAATGTGCTGTTGTTACGCACTACCGTCTGATGAATGACCCGAATGGAAAGGGTGTTGTAGTTGATCCAGACGCACGTCTGGAAGAAGAATTGATTGTTCGTCCAACCTCCGAAACCATTATCTGGAATACTTATAAGAATTGGATTCAGAGTTACCGTGACCTACCGATCTTGGTAAACCAGTGGGCGAATGTGGTGCGTTGGGAGATGCGTACGCGTCTATTCCTCCGTACGGCGGAGTTCCTATGGCAAGAAGGCCATACGGCGCACGCCACAAAAGAAGAGGCGATTGCAGAAACGGAGCAGATGCTTCGTGTGTACGCTGACTTTGCGGAAAATTGGATGGCCATGCCAGTAGTGAAAGGAGTGAAGACAGAGTCGGAACGCTTCGCTGGAGCAGAAGACACTCACTGTATCGAGGCTTTGATGCAAGACGGTAAGGCACTTCAAGCGGGAACATCACACTTCTTAGGACAGAACTTTGCGAAGGCTTTCGATGTTAAGTTCCAGCCGAAGGAAGGGAAGATGGATTACGTTTGGGCTACTTCATGGGGTGTTTCAACACGCCTGATGGGAGCTTTGATCATGACCCACAGTGACGATAAGGGATTGGTACTACCTCCAAAGTTGGCTCCAATTCACGCGGTGTTTGTTCCTATTTATAAGGGAGAGGAGCAATTGGCACAAATTCGTGAGAAAGGAGAAGCGATTTGTGCAGACCTTCGTAAGGCTGGTTTGACGGTGAAGTTGGATGACGACGATTCAAAACGCTCAGGATGGAAATTCGCTGAGTACGAATTGAAAGGAGTGCCAGTACGTATTGCGATGGGTCCACGCGACATGGAAAATGGAACAGTGGAAATTGCTCGTCGTGATACAGGTGAAAAAGAATTGGTGCCACTCGACAAAGCTGCAGCACACGTAGCGGCGTTGATGGATGAGATTCAGGATAACTTGGTGAACAAGGCACGTGCTTACCGCGCAGACCACACCACGAAGGTTGACGATTGGGATACCTTCAAAGATGTACTTGAAAACAAAGGCGGCTTCATTGAAGCACACTGGGACGGTACAGCTGAAACAGAAGACAAAATTAAGAACGAAACGAAGGCGACGATCCGTTGCATCCCTTACGATTCAGTAGAAGAGGAAGGGAAGTGTGTTTACACTGGCAACCCATCGAAGCGCCGCGTTCTGTTCGCTAAAGCATATTAA
- a CDS encoding OmpP1/FadL family transporter has translation MKLIIWVACSFLGLSALAQNEEDALRYSLVEPLGTARFTGMGGAFGAVGGDFSSLSWNPAGVAVYRRNDLNMSLSVSSMTTDANYENTLVSQTQNAFHLPQIGVVGAYQKDDADWRFFNFAIGYQKLRNFNQSFTVRGDVQDNSLLDVFRAQAEGTDFNLLADAFPFTADLAWNTFLLDTLNSANPSSYVTAIPYGQATQQMRMETSGHMGETVLSFGGNFQDKFYFGATLGFPVVRYNREVTYTESNLDEDVDLASFTYTDELVTNGNGINIKLGTIYRATKWLRLGAAWHSPTALSFSDVWDSEMSSFFKDGDQFTANAQGGFDYNLRTPGRYIGSAAFLLGRYGIISADYHYIDYSNAKLRASNLIPDPYDFNSENATINSLYRGTHNVRIGAEWRVTRPFRLRAGYAMSQHPYADVSESYYTNTTTISGGLEWRTESWYISGAYQQRTNTDELYLYDPALVDVTTIDQSKGEFLVTIGIRY, from the coding sequence TTGAAGTTGATCATATGGGTAGCATGTAGCTTCCTCGGGCTGAGTGCGCTTGCACAAAACGAAGAAGATGCGCTGCGCTACTCATTGGTAGAGCCACTCGGAACTGCGCGATTCACGGGAATGGGCGGAGCCTTCGGAGCGGTAGGAGGAGATTTCTCTTCACTATCGTGGAACCCGGCGGGTGTAGCAGTATATCGCAGAAACGACCTGAACATGTCGTTAAGCGTGAGTTCAATGACTACAGATGCGAACTACGAAAACACCTTGGTCAGCCAGACACAAAATGCATTCCACCTCCCTCAAATTGGGGTAGTTGGAGCATATCAGAAAGACGATGCTGACTGGCGCTTCTTCAACTTCGCCATTGGATATCAGAAACTGCGCAACTTCAATCAATCGTTCACGGTCAGAGGAGATGTACAAGACAACTCGCTACTCGATGTCTTCCGTGCGCAAGCCGAAGGCACTGATTTCAACTTGTTAGCAGACGCCTTCCCTTTCACCGCTGACCTTGCATGGAATACCTTCTTGCTCGACACCTTGAACTCCGCGAATCCGAGTAGCTACGTGACGGCGATTCCTTACGGACAAGCCACACAACAAATGCGCATGGAGACCAGCGGTCACATGGGTGAAACGGTATTGAGCTTTGGAGGGAACTTCCAAGACAAGTTCTACTTCGGAGCTACACTTGGTTTCCCGGTTGTTCGATACAACCGCGAGGTGACGTATACAGAGTCGAATCTCGATGAAGACGTTGACCTCGCTAGCTTCACTTACACAGATGAGCTAGTGACAAACGGCAACGGGATCAACATCAAACTCGGAACCATCTACCGCGCTACAAAGTGGCTGAGACTTGGAGCTGCGTGGCATAGCCCAACAGCATTGAGCTTTAGTGATGTCTGGGACTCAGAAATGAGCTCATTCTTTAAAGATGGAGATCAGTTCACTGCCAACGCACAAGGTGGGTTTGATTACAACCTACGTACGCCAGGCAGATACATCGGTAGCGCCGCCTTCCTACTCGGACGATACGGGATCATCAGTGCAGACTACCACTACATTGATTACTCGAATGCCAAACTACGTGCATCGAACCTGATACCAGATCCTTATGATTTCAACTCGGAGAACGCGACCATCAACTCGCTTTACCGAGGTACGCATAACGTACGCATCGGTGCAGAATGGCGCGTGACTCGTCCTTTCAGACTACGTGCTGGTTATGCCATGAGCCAACATCCTTACGCAGATGTCTCTGAGAGCTATTACACGAACACCACGACCATTTCAGGCGGACTTGAGTGGCGAACGGAATCGTGGTACATCTCTGGGGCTTACCAACAGCGAACGAATACAGATGAGCTGTACTTGTATGATCCTGCGTTGGTAGATGTGACAACGATCGACCAGTCGAAAGGCGAGTTCTTGGTAACGATCGGAATCAGATATTAG
- a CDS encoding zinc ribbon domain-containing protein, translating to MAKKVTTAEDKLRSLYALQVIDSKIDKIRIIRGELPLEVQDLEDEIEGLRTRVAKVQEEIDDIDQQISDRRNKIAESKDLIKKYEEQQNNVRNNREYDSLSKEIEFQGLEIQLCEKKIKEHNAQKVHKQEVIDGAKEKLEGREGDLEAKKSELDEIIAETKMEEEILVQKSDAMKKKIEERLVTAYDRIRGASKNGLAVVPIEREASAGSFIKIPPQKQIDVAARKKIIVDEHSGRILVDMELAEEEREKMDKLVAKEMKKIAK from the coding sequence ATGGCCAAAAAGGTAACCACCGCTGAAGACAAGCTTCGTTCACTATATGCACTGCAGGTGATCGACTCAAAGATCGATAAGATCAGAATCATCCGAGGTGAGCTTCCATTGGAAGTTCAGGATCTCGAAGACGAGATTGAAGGATTGAGAACTCGCGTGGCCAAAGTACAAGAGGAGATCGATGACATCGATCAGCAGATCTCTGATCGCCGAAACAAAATTGCAGAGTCGAAAGACCTGATCAAGAAATACGAAGAGCAGCAGAACAACGTACGTAACAACCGTGAGTACGATTCGCTGAGCAAGGAGATCGAATTCCAAGGATTGGAGATCCAGCTTTGTGAGAAGAAGATCAAGGAGCACAATGCACAGAAAGTGCATAAGCAAGAAGTGATCGATGGTGCGAAGGAGAAGCTCGAAGGTCGCGAAGGTGACTTGGAAGCAAAGAAATCAGAGCTTGACGAGATCATTGCAGAGACAAAAATGGAAGAGGAAATCCTCGTTCAGAAGTCTGACGCGATGAAGAAGAAAATCGAAGAGCGTTTGGTAACAGCTTACGATCGTATCCGTGGAGCTTCAAAGAACGGTTTGGCTGTTGTGCCAATCGAGCGTGAAGCATCTGCAGGTTCATTCATCAAAATTCCACCACAGAAGCAGATTGACGTTGCTGCCCGCAAGAAGATCATCGTAGATGAGCACAGCGGACGTATCCTCGTTGATATGGAGCTAGCTGAAGAAGAGCGTGAGAAGATGGATAAGCTTGTTGCGAAAGAAATGAAAAAGATCGCGAAGTAA
- a CDS encoding Nif3-like dinuclear metal center hexameric protein, with product MKLGELLRVLEQWAPPSLQESYDNSGLIVGDHSMEVTGALVTLDCIESVIDEAIDRGCNLVIAHHPIVFGGIKRFNGKGYVQRTVMKAIKHDVAIYAIHTNLDSVNSGVNAYFCELLGIKDPQILSPKKDLLEKLVVFTPQSHADSVRNALFEAGAGEIGNYDECSFNTPGQGTFRGGEGTNAFVGEQGKRHVEDEVKIEVIVEQWKMRSVLTAMVMSHPYEEVAYDRYQLKNEHPYIGSGMIGELEAPMDIKDFFDHAKKALNISVIKHTKVLKDKVQRIALCGGSGFFLLGAAKGKQADVYITSDIKYHQFFDAEDQLVLADIGHWESEHRTSELIQKVLKENFPTFAVHLCDINTNPVNYY from the coding sequence ATGAAGCTTGGAGAATTACTTCGTGTATTAGAGCAATGGGCACCGCCTTCGCTACAAGAAAGCTATGACAATTCAGGGTTGATCGTTGGTGACCATTCCATGGAAGTCACTGGAGCGCTTGTGACACTGGATTGCATTGAATCTGTGATCGATGAGGCGATTGATAGAGGATGTAATCTGGTCATTGCTCACCACCCGATTGTATTTGGAGGAATCAAACGATTCAATGGAAAGGGCTATGTGCAGCGCACGGTGATGAAAGCCATCAAGCACGATGTTGCGATCTATGCGATTCACACGAATCTCGATAGTGTAAATTCAGGAGTGAACGCTTACTTCTGCGAATTGCTCGGAATCAAAGACCCTCAAATACTGTCTCCAAAGAAAGACTTGCTTGAGAAGCTTGTGGTATTTACTCCACAGAGTCACGCTGATTCGGTGCGCAATGCACTCTTTGAGGCTGGCGCTGGTGAAATTGGGAACTACGACGAATGTAGCTTCAACACACCAGGTCAAGGAACTTTCAGAGGCGGAGAGGGGACCAATGCCTTCGTTGGTGAGCAAGGCAAGCGCCATGTGGAAGACGAAGTGAAGATTGAAGTGATTGTGGAACAGTGGAAGATGCGCTCGGTATTAACTGCCATGGTGATGAGTCATCCCTATGAAGAGGTGGCCTACGATCGGTACCAGTTGAAAAACGAGCATCCCTACATCGGTTCTGGAATGATTGGTGAGCTCGAAGCTCCTATGGATATCAAAGACTTCTTTGATCATGCGAAGAAGGCCTTGAATATTTCTGTGATCAAGCATACCAAAGTGCTTAAAGACAAAGTGCAGCGTATCGCCTTATGTGGAGGGTCTGGCTTCTTTCTACTCGGCGCAGCGAAAGGGAAACAGGCAGATGTATACATCACTTCTGACATCAAGTATCATCAGTTTTTTGATGCGGAAGATCAGCTTGTTTTGGCTGACATTGGGCACTGGGAATCAGAGCATCGGACAAGTGAATTGATTCAGAAGGTTCTCAAGGAGAATTTTCCTACCTTTGCCGTTCATTTGTGCGACATCAACACGAATCCGGTAAACTATTATTAA
- the lpxK gene encoding tetraacyldisaccharide 4'-kinase, with product MKKLRRLLFPFSFIYALVIYLRNKLFDAGILTSAAGSLPTLVVGNVHVGGTGKTPHTRFFLSQLSDLNPAVLSRGYGRSSKGFIEVDLSMPVEKTGDEIRLYKRSHPRAKAVVCEDRLTGVQRIKESGHEGIVILDDAMQHRKLMPDALVALVRADSLHELDLYLPAGDLRDGKYRLKKADAVIITGWNPAMDDVVKESELRALLRLDASTPLFKSQIAYGTLSPLQQDSVQQRDDIKRIILVTGIAHPAGLHTQISKEHTIVEHFHYRDHASFDASDLESWRTALANHNADAIITTEKDLVRMEGLSNVETLPIWYQPMTVEIEGAETLTTLLRKKLNRP from the coding sequence ATGAAGAAACTCCGGCGACTGCTTTTTCCATTTTCCTTCATCTATGCCCTGGTGATTTACCTACGGAATAAGCTCTTCGATGCCGGAATTCTGACCAGTGCGGCGGGTTCACTTCCCACGCTAGTGGTGGGAAACGTACATGTAGGCGGAACAGGAAAAACACCACACACGCGCTTCTTCCTCAGTCAATTAAGCGACCTCAACCCCGCGGTACTCAGCAGAGGTTACGGAAGAAGCTCCAAAGGCTTCATCGAAGTCGATCTATCCATGCCCGTCGAAAAAACGGGAGATGAAATTCGCCTCTACAAGCGGAGTCATCCAAGAGCGAAAGCTGTGGTTTGTGAAGATCGTTTGACGGGGGTACAGCGAATTAAAGAATCAGGACACGAAGGAATTGTCATTCTGGATGACGCCATGCAACACCGCAAGCTGATGCCGGATGCCCTTGTGGCGCTGGTGAGAGCAGACAGCTTGCACGAGTTAGACTTGTACCTGCCTGCTGGCGATTTACGTGATGGAAAATACCGACTGAAAAAAGCGGATGCCGTCATCATTACCGGATGGAACCCCGCGATGGATGATGTGGTGAAGGAATCTGAGCTCCGCGCATTATTGAGACTCGATGCCAGCACCCCGCTATTCAAATCACAAATCGCCTACGGAACGCTTTCTCCTTTGCAACAGGATTCGGTACAACAGCGTGATGATATCAAACGTATCATCCTGGTTACAGGAATTGCGCATCCTGCGGGGTTGCATACACAGATTTCTAAAGAGCACACGATTGTTGAACACTTCCACTATCGTGATCATGCTTCTTTTGATGCGAGTGATCTAGAATCTTGGCGAACTGCACTCGCCAATCATAATGCTGACGCCATTATTACCACCGAGAAAGACCTCGTACGAATGGAAGGCTTGAGCAATGTGGAGACCTTGCCGATTTGGTACCAACCTATGACCGTAGAGATTGAGGGTGCCGAAACGTTAACGACTCTTCTGCGAAAAAAGCTAAATAGACCCTGA